GATTTGTTTGGTTTGGGAATGGGGAATTTTTGGAACCCTGAGTCTGGATTTCCCTGTGCTGGTCAAGGGAGAGAGATTGTTTGGGGGACCAGGCCCCAGAAGAGGCTTCCAGGTGTGCCCAGGCTCAGGGCAGGCTTTGGCCTTGGCCACAGCAGCAGGACACCGCACTCTGGCCAGTATGCACTCTTATGCCTGAGGGTGGGAAGTACTACACAGCCTGGCCGAGAGGCCTACTCATGACAGTGAAGGGAGCCCTAGACCATCCAGGGTCAAGTTAAAAACAGAATCCCATGCAAGAGAGAACATGCCACCCCCATTCCCAGTCCCTCTCACTCGCTTCAGAGAAACAAACACCTTCCTTCCCTGAAAGAGGGCCTGGAAGGGTTCCATTTACTCTGTGTCCCTCCCTCAAATGCCAATCCCATTTATCTCTGAGGTCGGACAGGCCCAGCTCCTCTCAAGAGAGAGATGGCACTTGGGGCAGTGCTCCGAGGGAATATGCTTTCAGCCTCCTCAGCAGCAAAGGTTTTTCTAATCAGCTCTAATGTGGCAGTAGCACGAGAAATGGTCACAAACATCAGCCCTGGCTtgcttccccccactcactcATCCTGGGCCTCCACTCCTGACTCTGACCAGCCTCCTCCCATCCTGAGGAACCAAGCCAACCTTCAGCATCACAGGACAGCAGGCGGCTCAACAGTTTACATGGGGCCTGGTAACCTCtggtctttcatttaaaaaaaaaaaaaaaatttaagacaacCAGgggacttctttcttttttggaggcAGAAGATgcaaaaggagggaggagggacaacaggaaagaaaaatcgATCTACAATCCAGTGGTACATCCCAAATTTCTGTCACTCTGCGCAGGTGGTTCCATGCCCCCATTCCAAAGTGCACGGGCCTCTCGGTCTGTCCAGGCTGTGTGGGCCTGTCAGAGGAACAGCAGCTTGGCCTCTGCCCGCCCCAGGTCACTGAGCTTCAGTTTGAAGTGGCAGCAATGGGCTTATCCAGTTCAAGGTCAATGCTGGAGCTTGTGGGATGAAGGCTGCTATAGCAAGACTTGCACACTCGACTGGGTTCAAAGAGCTGCTGGCTGGGAACTGGAACCTTCTGATTACAACAACTGGAGCAGAACACATTCCCACAATTCCTTGAgatgggaagaagaaaacaaaacacagttagTTTCGGTCGCAGGTATTGTGTGAGGAAACCAACTTCAGAAGACAGAACTTGGTTGTGGTAATTCGAATGTGCTGGAGACTCCTCCAAGACTGAGCTGTTTCATTTTCTAGCCCAGGAAaagccagggtgggggtgggggtgaggggtggggggcaggaagtcCCTGCCTAGTATAGCTGCACAGCACTGTGACTTTAGGGCCAAGGACACCTGGCTGTCTCACCATATGGCTCAAGGTTACAGGTGCACAGGGGGGATGCTGCTCAAGAGAGATCCAGGAGAACAAAAGGGCCCCACGCAGCAGTAGGTTCTAGAACACTGGCTAAGTCCTGGCCCAAAAAACCCAGTGAGCCATACCCACTTGGGCAATGGCCTCTGTGTAGCTCGTGGTCACAGAGAGACCAGAGTCCAATGGAACTACCTCCGAGCCCTTTAGAGAAGACCAAACTACCTAGCCAaactggggtggggtgaggagccTTGTCCAACAGGCTACATCCCCAGAGGCTCGGAGGCAGCAACATGAAGAACAGACTGCTGCCATCTAGGACTGCCCTGCTGCCAGCATGCAAAGCCAGAAGACAAGCAACACATGCTCAAGGTGAAAGGACAAGAGAGCACAGATGAACACACGTGCACAAACACCCCCCCTTATTAGATAGGTGTCAGTCAATTACAGctcactcccctgcccccatgcaTTTACCAGGAACTATCAGAGCTCCACCCGAAGGCCAGACTGTACTCAGGCCCCAGGGCTCCCCTCTCTTCCACTTGAAAGCCCAGCTCTGACGTGTCCATGAAGCAAAGGTGCCCACAACCAAACAACTGTCCTTTAGAGCTAAGAGGAAAAGGAACTGGTAGAGAAGTTTCCGCTCACCTTACAACCCCACTCTGCTAGGCCCCGAAGTACAATTCAATCTCAATAAACCCAAGAATGGGAGACTTCAAGGAGCCTGACATAGCCCACCAAAGACGTGGGGAAAGCAGCTGAAGGGAAATGCTCCCCCTTAGCCAGCATCACTCACTACCTTTTCATTTATGCTCCTCAGAATAtaaacccacagaatgtaaaCTAAGGACCACCTGGGCACAGAGGAGAGAATACTAAATACCCTCTGGggaccaaacaacaacaacaacaacaacaagacccACAAAAGGAAAGGCTAGACATGGGTCAATGGAAggacagaactaaaacaaacacacataacTTCATCTTCTAGAACGCAGTAAGAACCTCATGTTTCAGAAAAGCATGAATCAGCAAGAACCTGTGGTTTCACAGGAAAATTACCTAAATGTATTTCTgaacatatgcatttatttaatatacCTGCTGGAGTTCATCTTGATATGAATCTGACCAACTAAGCTTTCCTATCTGGCTTTTTTCAGGGGATCCTGACAGACCCCAAGTGGAACGCTCCACTAAAGTCTTCCCTGATAAAACAGTTCTCTGGAAAGACCACCTCTGTTCAGTCCTggtctctttgtttaaaaaaaaaaaaaaaaaaaattggagcagCAATGCTGTCTGACTCAGATATCATGAAGCATCATTCTAGGATCCCACTGAATGACTAACCCAAAGAAAATAGCTCTGAAAACCCAACTGGCTCTGCCCCAAGAGCAGCCCCTGCTGAAGCCCAGCTTCTAAGTCACAAGCAGGACGGCTCCGCTGACCTGTGTGGCCAGGAGGGGAGCACATGGCTGCAGTCTGACTCAACCCTAACTGTCTCCCCAGTTGGCTGCTCTGGTTACCCCCCAAgcccacctgcctgcctgcctgcctgcctgtgctcccagccccaggcttcATCCCAGTGAGTGCAGAGAGGGGGAAATGGCAGCGTTAGTGTGAAGTTATTGTAGATGTGCAGACATCACAGACAGGTTGTTGCAAATGCTCACCACGTTTGATCAACACGGTCAGTGTCCCtgcaaggaggggagagagagctcAGAGGAGAAGCCAACCAAAGACATACGGGCTTGAGGTGCATGGTAGGGAGATAAACGATCCTGAAGCATCATTACTAGACAAAGAGGTGGTTCCATTTCTACCTGGGTTCTCTCCTATGGATGAGCTATGTCAGGATTCAGATAAACTTCCTACCCCATGAACACTGCACAGTCAGTCACCACCCTTGTTGGGGCAAAGCATTCCTAGCAGCTAACTACCCCAACCAAGAAGAAAGAAGTCGGGAGCCTTAAGGATTGAAGACTATGTCTCCTCAGCTGTCCCTACCAGTCCCCACAGCTACGTCTCCTCACTACTACCACAAGACAAGTTTGGGGTCAGGGAGCAGGATAAGGAGTAGGAAAATGAAGTTCCCTGCCCACAGCAGGAAAATTTTTCTTGCTCAGGGCAGCCATGTTGAATGGGAAGAACTGGAATACGTAATGGTAGTCTGGGTGGCGGCTGTTGCTCTGCTAATCCaggaagcaaaacagaacaaaaggggACAtcatttgcacattttaaaatttagtcatGATCACTCTGAattggaaaaaaaccaaaacaacaaatgCAAAAACCAATTTCAGAGGCACAAAAGATGAGCTGGAGTCCTGTAGACCCCAGGTTCTGCCTCAGAGGGGACACTGCCAGCCAGACGCCTGCATCTCTCCAAGGTGCAAGCTCTGTGGGTCAAACCTCAGCCTCCAAACCctggcccaccccacccccaccacacacccaAACGGCACCTGCAGTGGTGCTTCCTGCTGGCGAGCCAGAAGGCGCTGTCACACGCATAGCAGTGGGCAGCCAGATGGTCAGGTAGCCAACGGGTCATCTGTAAAACAGGTGGGGCCAGGTTAGTGACTGGAGATGGGCCATCGAGCTGGAGCCAGCAGAGCCATGCTGGGGGCAGCAAGAGTCACAAGGACCATACTGGCTCCAGCGGCACCAGCCCAGCAGGCTGATGTCAGCAGTACAAGAAAGGCGTCCAAATCGTTTCCCTAGCGGGGACTCCAAACTCCCCTGAGATAAAGTATCAGGGTGGCAGCACCCTGGGTCACCGTAAGACTGGGCAAGGATCCAGTTCAGAGAGGCAAGGAGGAGAGAGGACCAGACTGCTGGGTCTCCCTGACTCAGAAATTCTTGGCTCGATGGGGATTCACAGAGGCTCAAGGCTAAGTGTGCTATGAGGTTATTCCTTGGCCAGGGGCACgggacagggatgggggtggagaaGAACCGTAAAACAGTTGCATGGACGGTACTCAGAACAGGGGCTGAGCCTGTACCTCCGTGTCCTGTTTATCCACCTGCTCCCAGCTGGCTTCAGAGAAAATCTCTGTGCTGCAGCGAGACAAACAGTTCTGATCCAGATTGCTTTCCGAGTCGGGGATTGAAGTCTGTTGGCAAACAAACAGAGCTGAACAGAATGAACCTGGCTCCTCCCAGAAGAAAGGGCTTAGTAAAGAAGGGAGCACTGGGGACTTCGGGTGGGCCTGAGTATTAAGGGCTGCCAAATCTGTTGGCACCTCAGCCATCAAGAAATGGGTTGAGCAGGTGCAGAGACAGGGCTAAACTCAGGTGGAAGAGAGATGCACAGGTCTAAGGCTGTGTGCAGTGACTGCAGGGGAAGGATAGGCCTTGGGATCCAGGAAGTGACCGGGGTGGCGTGTGAACTCTGAGTCAGCTGCTCCAGTGAGTCTGTTACTCCAACCCTGCCACTTACATCTGTGTGTTGAAACTGAGTGCTTTGGGCATGTCCTCCTTTCTCTGAAGGACTCTTTGGGAAAATGAGAAACCATCATTAGTATGAAGGAAATACTGAGAAGTCAGTTTGAATTGAAAGTCATTGGATGAGCCCGCCTTTAGTGTACGCTGACTGCTTCAGAGCCAGGCTCCCTCCTGTACTTGAACGTATCAAGTCAGACCCAGCCTGTGAGGAGAGCACCTCCCTGAGAGCCTCCCTTCACGTAGCCACCACCCCCCACTTCCAGTCACCAGGCACCATCAGTGCTAACTCCTCCACAGTGCCAGAAACCAATTCCGTCTCCCCATTTCTACTGCTATCACCTGCCACATGGCAAGTACAAACATTTGTTAATTAAACTacagctgaggggagggggaggcaggggagctcACAGTTTACTAGCTACTGGGGTAGGACAGGCATCATAATTTGACAGAAATATCTGACATTGCCCTACTAATGAACCCAGGAGTTCATGCCTTTTCTTAAAACATGATCCTCTCTCCAAAGAGATCTGACCAGCCACATACTGAGTGCTGTCTTCCTTATTCTAACTGCCTGAACAGGACCCCTGTGGCAAGCAAGCAAGGCAGGAAAGAACAACAGGCTGACTGCCATTCACGGCTGATGCTGATCTCCAGCCTCTCAAAAGAACTACTCTGGACCTTTCCAGTTCTTCTAGAAATCTGTACCAATTACTGTGCACAGGGCACAAAGAGCACCCAGCCTCAGTGTGCCCTCTCCTAGGGCAGCTATGGAGGCACTGTGGTCTACTCACCACTTCATCCCCAAAGTCCCCATTGAAGCGGAGGGAGCCAGTCAGGTACTGGCTCTCCAGGCGACTCCTCAGCTCCTGTACTTGTTTCTTCAAGGTCTCCACTTCCTGCTGATGGCCTGACTCAATCTGACGCAGGCGCTGCTGGATAGTGTCCGTGTACACAGGCATGCCATCATCGTCCAGGTGGCTGCGGGAAGGCTGGTCAGGGCTGCCCGTTGTAGATGGCCTCCCCAAGTGGCTGTGCAGCCACTTGTGGTGCAAGTTCCTCGAGTGTAAGTGGGCAGAGCCGCAGCTTGTAGCAGACAGCTGGCGGCTCAGTGAGTCCTTGCTCTTGCCAGCCTCGCCATTGGTGCAGTGCCCGTTGGGGGTGGCATGCTTCTGGAGAGTGCTAAGCCCTGGGGGCTGCTCTAAAGCCTTATTTTCAGTCTCTGGGGCACCATTGCACACAAGCCCCTCTTTACATTCGGCTAAAGGCAAGGCACAAGGAGAATGTGTTGGGCTGTGGGTGCTGCCAGGGGAAGTCCTATGTACCACAGATGCCACCTGGGGCCTCTCAGCTAGGCTCTTCCCCGAAGGCCGGGGCTCCATGGTCTGAGGAAGCATGTGCTTGTCACTGAACCAGCCACTGTTTACCAGGCAAGGTGTATGATGGCCTTCGGGCCCACTTTCTGACTTGACTTGATCTTCTGTTAACATGTCCATTGAACTGTCTGTATTTGGTCCTCTGGCCTCAAATGGGACTTGGGAGGGCAGCAGAGAACTTGACTGTGAGGTACCATAGCCATCTTTTGCATCTACTGGGACTGGAAGAAAAGCTTCCTCCCTACCCTCTGTGGTAGCTCCTATTTGGGGCTGTTCCATAGGGACCTCCTGGGCATCCTCTCGCTCGAGGGACTCCGGGAGAAAACTGGGGAGAACACTGTGCCTACCCTGCTGCTCAGGAATATCCTGGGAGAACACAGAAAGGCCAGTGTCTAGACGGTTCACCAGAGCAGCATCACCCAGTTCTGGTTCTTGAGGAAAGATAATTGGTGAGCCCTCGAGGGTCTTTGCCCTGATCTGCTTTTCTAAGACAGCCTCCTCTTCGACCTCCTGCATCTCAATGCTCCCCCTATGGGGAGGTTCCTCTACCCCACTCTCCTCTTTGGTGGCCTCTTGCAAAAtgttctccatctgcccctcagCCACTCCAGCCGCGACAGACAGCTCAGCACCGCCCAGCACTTTGGTGGGCTTTCCCAGGCTGTCAGGATCGAGAGGCTCCTCCCCAGGACCAGCTAGGCTGCTCAGTTCCAGTGAGCGCCGGTGCTCCTGCCACTTCTCGTTCAGACTTGGGTCACTGCTGCGCCGGCTGGCCAGAGGCACTGTGTTGTCACAAGCTGTAGTCAGATTGTCAAATGATCTAGTCTTTGGTAGCCTAAACAAAAGGAGTTTGAGGGAAATGAGAATCTGAGGCTGTTCAGAGGAAAGTAGCAGACAACTGGTTTTAACAGGCAGTTGTTTCATAACTGGGTCCACTGTAGCTCCTCAAGGAGCCATGGCATCTCCCAAGTGTGGCTCAGACTGACAGGCAAAAAGCCCCAGGATTGGCCCTTCTTCTAGTCTGCAAATCTCCTCTCAACCTACCCGActagccccaccccaccccaccccgtgtccctacaaataaacaaatagcaaatgctgtatttaaaaaaacatcatGATACTGCTCTGTTTCTCCACTAGTGGCAAAGGAAAGTAGCACTGCTGGTTTTctattacaatattttaaattaacatgttgTTTAGCAGtctgaattcagtaaagtggcaaaGCCAAACTTTGTATCATCTGACAGCATTTGCCTTTCAACCCCAACAAGACAAATGACAGCAGAAAGGCAAGAGCACAGAGCAGTGGCTGAAACTCAAGCCAGAGGGTCACAAGGAACCTAGAGGTTTGCACATTAACTGAGAAATGGCTTGTTGCATGCAGCCGAGCAATACAGTGACAGGGCCCAGTGCCCTTCAGGAAATGAGACTCTCATGGCCTCAAAGCCTGAAACCCTTATAACCTGCCCTGAGAAAACTTCAGAGATCTAGGTGAGACATGTGGAGCTGGACGCCATGATCTCTGACCATGCCTGTGTGTGCACAACACAGAAGTACACCCATGAGGGATTGGAGGCTCAGCATCAAACCCGGGCTCACCGGCTCAGGGGCGGATCATCAGGGCTGGTGCCGGGGGCTGGGTACGGTGCACAGCTGTCGTCCACGGGGGTGGATGGGGATGGACAGGGCAGGTACACTGCACTCCACAGCATCAGGTTACGCACGTGACACACAGGGTACAGCACCTGACAGGAAAGCAGAGGGGATACAGGTTTAAACAAATCCAGAAATGAGGGTCAAAAAGTCACCAAGCTGTAATCCAAAAGGTGTGTACCAGCTGCATTTCCCACCTGAGGGCCTCCTGTAGGCATGAAAatctaaaggatttttaaaaatctatttctcatTAATTACTTCTTAGGTCCCCTTTATTGAATGACCTACTTTCATATCAGCTTGGTTTTAGTTGCTTTTACTACATATGAAAGTGAGTCATTTCACTAAATGGAACTATGTTTCCTTGCACAAAAACGGTGGCTTCCGAAAACACCATCAAACCTGTTGTATAGGATCACTTAAATTAATTATGGGAAAAGAAGGGAATTTTCTTCCTATACTGTGACTTCCCCAGCAGGCAcagtgaagaaaagagagaagcagttaGTGTAAATCTTTCCTTTGACTACTTAAATGTAGTGAGAAGCATGTTAACAGTCTAGTGAAGCAATACAACCTCTCATGAAGCTTCCTTTTGACTTCTTTAGATTTAAGATGCATTCTGACAAAAGGAATATCACCATGTATCAACACAGATGTGTGTGCCTCCTTTCCTCTGCTTAACTGAAGGTGCTCCTTTGCAGAAAAAAGTCTACCAGCTCTCCATGTGAGCAGAAAATCACATGGACACACATGCTAGTGTCAAACACACTTCTGCTCTCAGAGACAGGAGCTGCAGTGCGTATCATCACCTGATGGCACTGGAATGGTGCCAGGGGCCTGGTGGCAGCTCCTAAGCTATCATGGGCACCCAGGGGACAACTAGGTTCCCCTTCCATTTGTTAGACCGAACATGTCAAGAGTGAGTTAAGCTCTAAAAGAGGTGTCAAAAAAGATTCATGTCTGGAGTGGCAAAACAGAGATGGGTATTAAATCAAACCACCCTAAGCAAAAAGGGGTTAGAAGCAGATCAGAGCAGCACCAGGAAACAAGCCTTCCTCGGGAcagatggaagaaacagagaaaacaagttTGCTTGAGAAAACAGAGATGCCTCTTAGAAAACAGTCACTACCGAAAATGGCTCCCATATGTCACCACCCCCAAATTCCTTCTGCTGATCAGAGAGGAAAGGCTGAAGGATACATACGGCTTCCGACTGAGAGGAATACAGTAGGTTTTTGAAAGCCTTGTTGCCTGCCCGAAGCAACGACCACACAGAACACGTCCGCTCCTGAGTatgcttttcccctctctccttggCATTGTTGCACAGGAATGTTCCAAACAGGCAGGAATAGGTATGTTGCACCAGTTTCACCTATGGGAGTCCAAAATCAAGCAACAGGGTATATGTCTCTGGGGGAAGGGTAGCCCCGCTGAGCCCCCATTCCCCAACATCCCTGAGAGCACCTCAGAATTCACACTCCGTAAGGATGGGGAAACCAAGGAAGCCACGGAAGAGCTGCCTCCTCGTACCACCAACCCCAACCACTAGCATTCCTGATTCAAAAGAGCAAAGACAGATCGCTGGCACCCCACTCCTCTTGGCCTCCCTGCAACCAGTTTGAGAAGTCCCGAGTTAATAGCCACACTCCAGAGCGACAGATCATTATCACTCGGGTACAAGAGCAGGTCAGTGTGCAACACAAGTCTGAACTGAAAGCACATTTCTAAACAGCTTTTCACTCAACAAATCATCCTGAGCATCTGACACACCCCAGACATTTCTAGGGGTACTGGGTAGGTGACGACTCTCAGAAAGCTCTCCTGCCCTGAAAGAGCTGATTCTAACTGTGGGGGAGAGGTGACCACTGCTGTGGACCACAGTAAGGCAGGGTGAGAGGGATAGGGCACACACAGGGCAGCAGGAGAAAGAAGTGAGAGAGCAAGTTAAGAGGGTATCTGAGGGGGAAATGCTCCAAGCAGAGGCCAACAGCCAGCAGCCAGCACAAAGGTGTTGAGGTGAGCGCATGGTTGCAATTTCTAAGAACAGAAGGCGGCCAGTGTCACTGAAAGACACTGCACAAGGAGGGCAATGGCAGGAAATGAATCTAGAGAGGTAAGCTCTAGGACAGCTCTGCAGGCCATTTTAAGGACTGGCTTTTACtgtgtgaaatggaaataattggaGGTTCTTGAGCAGAGGAATGACATGGTCTCAGTTATGTTTTAGAAGGACTGCCCCTAGATCCCTCTAGGAGCCAATCAGTTAAGCagccggctcttgattttggctcaggtcatagtgtcaggtggtaagatcaagccccacatcaggctctgtgctcagcaggggatctgcttcagattctctccctctctctgcccctccccctgcttgtgtgctttctctaaaataaatgaatggataaatctttaaaataaagaaaaaagaaagatccctCTAGTTGCTGGGTTGACTCTCCAGAATTAAGGCAGGAGATGGTGATAACTTTGGACCAGTGTAGGAATAGTAGAGACAGCAAGAAGTAATCAGGTTTTAGATAAATTTTGGAAGCAAAGCTGCAGATCTGCTGACAGACTGAACATGGAGTAtgaaagggggaggaggagagttGGGCAGGCCATATGAGTTTCTGCCCGAAGTAAATGGAAGGACTGAGTTGCCCCCTGATGGGGGCGAAGACTTCTGGAAGATCAGATTTTGGGTGGGAAGATGTGGAACTCAAGAACCAAGCTTTGAACAGGTTAAGTGTGAAATACCATTAAGACATCCATGTGAAGATACTGAGCAGTCACAGTTGGGTATGCGAGTCTGGAGTTAACAGTGGagagatctgagctgaagacataATTATAAATGTAGGAATCATGGATAGCAATCAGAGCCATCGAGGCTGGAGGAAATCCCCAGAGAGGCAGTGAGATACAGAAGCACCTTTGCGACTGAGTGCTGGAGCATTCCAACATTCAGTACTGGGAAGATATGAAGGAACTAGCACAGGAGACAAAAAGGACCAGCTAGTGAGGCAGAGAAGAAATAAGGCAGTTTGTACTGGCAGTCAACTGAAGAAAGGGTTTCAAGAAAGGTGTTACTAAAACAGTGCCAAAGAGTAAACTGAAGAGAGTCAAAGAAACGAAACTCCAggtataaaataagtcagtcctggagatgtaatgtacagGATGGTGAATATAGTTAATACTCTACTGCGTATCTGAAAATTGCTAAGAGtaggtcttaaaagttctcacaagaaaaaaaatttgtgtggCAATGGATGTTAATTATTGTGAGtatttcacaatatacacaaatatagaattatgttatatacctgaaactagtattatattgtcaattatacctgaatttaaaaacaaacaaacaaacttcttagcaagatgaagacagagagctGATCACTGGATTAGCAACATGAAAGCCACAGCTCTGCTAAAGTGGTTGGGGGAACACCTGAACCTGACTGGGTTtaagagaatgggaaaaaaggaaTTTGAGACAGTAAATGCAGAAGACTTGAGCTCTGCTGTGAAGAAATGAGATACAGGAAATAATTAATAGCTGGCAAGAGATGCAAAGCTGAGAAAGGGTTTTCAGGGGATGGGAGGTACTACGCCACGTCTGAGTACTAACGGCAACGATGTGGTAGAGAGGGAAATACGCCAATGCAAAATGCAGAGGAGAGAAATGCTGGCACCATGCAGCTGAGGAGAGGACAAGCAATGGAAGGCAGTGCAGCAGTGGATGGAGAGGCTGGAAGAGGGCAAAGATAGTGAGTCCTCTGTCAAAGGAAAGGGTGCAGTGAGTGTGGGACACAAGCCAGGGTCCAGGGTGGGGGGAACGGGACAGTAAGGAGATTGGCAGATGGACTGGAGGGAGCCGAGGatattctattatttctcttttatttttaaaaatctctacacccatcgggaggctcgaacttacaacccagag
This DNA window, taken from Mustela erminea isolate mMusErm1 chromosome 13, mMusErm1.Pri, whole genome shotgun sequence, encodes the following:
- the MTMR3 gene encoding myotubularin-related protein 3 isoform X8, yielding MDEETRHSLECIQANQIFPRKQLIREDENLQVPFLELHGESTEYVGRAEDAIIALSNYRLHIKFKESLVNVPLQLIESVECRDIFQLHLTCKDCKVIRCQFSTFEQCQEWLKRLNNAIRPPAKIEDLFSFAYHAWCMEVYASEKEQHGDLCRPGEHVTSRFKNEVERMGFDMNNAWRISNINEKYKLCGSYPQELIVPAWITDKELESVASFRSWKRIPAVVYRHQSNGAVIARCGQPEVSWWGWRNADDEHLVQSVAKACASDSRSSGSKLSTRNSSRDFPNAGDLSDVEFDSSLSNASGADSLAIQPQKLLILDARSYAAAVANRAKGGGCECPEYYPNCEVVFMGMANIHSIRRSFQSLRLLCTQMPDPGNWLSALESTKWLHHLSVLLKSALLVVHAVDRDQRPVLAHCSDGWDRTPQIVALAKLLLDPYYRTIEGFQVLVEMEWLDFGHKFADRCGHGENSDDLNERCPVFLQWLDCVHQLQRQFPCSFEFNEAFLVKLVQHTYSCLFGTFLCNNAKERGEKHTQERTCSVWSLLRAGNKAFKNLLYSSQSEAVLYPVCHVRNLMLWSAVYLPCPSPSTPVDDSCAPYPAPGTSPDDPPLSRLPKTRSFDNLTTACDNTVPLASRRSSDPSLNEKWQEHRRSLELSSLAGPGEEPLDPDSLGKPTKVLGGAELSVAAGVAEGQMENILQEATKEESGVEEPPHRGSIEMQEVEEEAVLEKQIRAKTLEGSPIIFPQEPELGDAALVNRLDTGLSVFSQDIPEQQGRHSVLPSFLPESLEREDAQEVPMEQPQIGATTEGREEAFLPVPVDAKDGYGTSQSSSLLPSQVPFEARGPNTDSSMDMLTEDQVKSESGPEGHHTPCLVNSGWFSDKHMLPQTMEPRPSGKSLAERPQVASVVHRTSPGSTHSPTHSPCALPLAECKEGLVCNGAPETENKALEQPPGLSTLQKHATPNGHCTNGEAGKSKDSLSRQLSATSCGSAHLHSRNLHHKWLHSHLGRPSTTGSPDQPSRSHLDDDGMPVYTDTIQQRLRQIESGHQQEVETLKKQVQELRSRLESQYLTGSLRFNGDFGDEVMTRWLPDHLAAHCYACDSAFWLASRKHHCRDTDRVDQTWNCGNVFCSSCCNQKVPVPSQQLFEPSRVCKSCYSSLHPTSSSIDLELDKPIAATSN
- the MTMR3 gene encoding myotubularin-related protein 3 isoform X5; protein product: MDEETRHSLECIQANQIFPRKQLIREDENLQVPFLELHGESTEYVGRAEDAIIALSNYRLHIKFKESLVNVPLQLIESVECRDIFQLHLTCKDCKVIRCQFSTFEQCQEWLKRLNNAIRPPAKIEDLFSFAYHAWCMEVYASEKEQHGDLCRPGEHVTSRFKNEVERMGFDMNNAWRISNINEKYKLCGSYPQELIVPAWITDKELESVASFRSWKRIPAVVYRHQSNGAVIARCGQPEVSWWGWRNADDEHLVQSVAKACASDSRSSGSKLSTRNSSRDFPNAGDLSDVEFDSSLSNASGADSLAIQPQKLLILDARSYAAAVANRAKGGGCECPEYYPNCEVVFMGMANIHSIRRSFQSLRLLCTQMPDPGNWLSALESTKWLHHLSVLLKSALLVVHAVDRDQRPVLAHCSDGWDRTPQIVALAKLLLDPYYRTIEGFQVLVEMEWLDFGHKFADRCGHGENSDDLNERCPVFLQWLDCVHQLQRQFPCSFEFNEAFLVKLVQHTYSCLFGTFLCNNAKERGEKHTQERTCSVWSLLRAGNKAFKNLLYSSQSEAVLYPVCHVRNLMLWSAVYLPCPSPSTPVDDSCAPYPAPGTSPDDPPLSRLPKTRSFDNLTTACDNTVPLASRRSSDPSLNEKWQEHRRSLELSSLAGPGEEPLDPDSLGKPTKVLGGAELSVAAGVAEGQMENILQEATKEESGVEEPPHRGSIEMQEVEEEAVLEKQIRAKTLEGSPIIFPQEPELGDAALVNRLDTGLSVFSQDIPEQQGRHSVLPSFLPESLEREDAQEVPMEQPQIGATTEGREEAFLPVPVDAKDGYGTSQSSSLLPSQVPFEARGPNTDSSMDMLTEDQVKSESGPEGHHTPCLVNSGWFSDKHMLPQTMEPRPSGKSLAERPQVASVVHRTSPGSTHSPTHSPCALPLAECKEGLVCNGAPETENKALEQPPGLSTLQKHATPNGHCTNGEAGKSKDSLSRQLSATSCGSAHLHSRNLHHKWLHSHLGRPSTTGSPDQPSRSHLDDDGMPVYTDTIQQRLRQIESGHQQEVETLKKQVQELRSRLESQYLTGSLRFNGDFGDEVTSIPDSESNLDQNCLSRCSTEIFSEASWEQVDKQDTEMTRWLPDHLAAHCYACDSAFWLASRKHHCRNCGNVFCSSCCNQKVPVPSQQLFEPSRVCKSCYSSLHPTSSSIDLELDKPIAATSN
- the MTMR3 gene encoding myotubularin-related protein 3 isoform X4; this encodes MDEETRHSLECIQANQIFPRKQLIREDENLQVPFLELHGESTEYVGRAEDAIIALSNYRLHIKFKESLVNVPLQLIESVECRDIFQLHLTCKDCKVIRCQFSTFEQCQEWLKRLNNAIRPPAKIEDLFSFAYHAWCMEVYASEKEQHGDLCRPGEHVTSRFKNEVERMGFDMNNAWRISNINEKYKLCGSYPQELIVPAWITDKELESVASFRSWKRIPAVVYRHQSNGAVIARCGQPEVSWWGWRNADDEHLVQSVAKACASDSRSSGSKLSTRNSSRDFPNAGDLSDVEFDSSLSNASGADSLAIQPQKLLILDARSYAAAVANRAKGGGCECPEYYPNCEVVFMGMANIHSIRRSFQSLRLLCTQMPDPGNWLSALESTKWLHHLSVLLKSALLVVHAVDRDQRPVLAHCSDGWDRTPQIVALAKLLLDPYYRTIEGFQVLVEMEWLDFGHKFADRCGHGENSDDLNERCPVFLQWLDCVHQLQRQFPCSFEFNEAFLVKLVQHTYSCLFGTFLCNNAKERGEKHTQERTCSVWSLLRAGNKAFKNLLYSSQSEAVLYPVCHVRNLMLWSAVYLPCPSPSTPVDDSCAPYPAPGTSPDDPPLSRLPKTRSFDNLTTACDNTVPLASRRSSDPSLNEKWQEHRRSLELSSLAGPGEEPLDPDSLGKPTKVLGGAELSVAAGVAEGQMENILQEATKEESGVEEPPHRGSIEMQEVEEEAVLEKQIRAKTLEGSPIIFPQEPELGDAALVNRLDTGLSVFSQDIPEQQGRHSVLPSFLPESLEREDAQEVPMEQPQIGATTEGREEAFLPVPVDAKDGYGTSQSSSLLPSQVPFEARGPNTDSSMDMLTEDQVKSESGPEGHHTPCLVNSGWFSDKHMLPQTMEPRPSGKSLAERPQVASVVHRTSPGSTHSPTHSPCALPLAECKEGLVCNGAPETENKALEQPPGLSTLQKHATPNGHCTNGEAGKSKDSLSRQLSATSCGSAHLHSRNLHHKWLHSHLGRPSTTGSPDQPSRSHLDDDGMPVYTDTIQQRLRQIESGHQQEVETLKKQVQELRSRLESQYLTGSLRFNGDFGDEVTSIPDSESNLDQNCLSRCSTEIFSEASWEQVDKQDTEMTRWLPDHLAAHCYACDSAFWLASRKHHCRDTDRVDQTWNCGNVFCSSCCNQKVPVPSQQLFEPSRVCKSCYSSLHPTSSSIDLELDKPIAATSN